One part of the Magallana gigas chromosome 5, xbMagGiga1.1, whole genome shotgun sequence genome encodes these proteins:
- the LOC105342894 gene encoding trafficking protein particle complex subunit 4 has product MGIFSVFIINKAGGLIFQYDHYSQRPEVEKTFSFPIELVLKQQDEKLVVAFGERDGIKVGYTLMGVNGIPVEGRFLQNDGTDAMEIINSPHNYPINLKFGRTKLTTNEKIMLASMFHSLFAIGSQLSPEPHSSGIEVLETDGFKLHCYQTMTGIKFIALTDPRQGGVDALLRKMYEVFSDFALKNPFYSVDMPVRCDLFDTNLQQVIEACEKQSIGNV; this is encoded by the exons ATGGGAATATTTagtgtttttataataaacaaGGCAGGGGGATTGATTTTTCAATATGACCACTATTCACAGAGACCAGAAGTAGAAAAAACATTCAGTTTTCCTATTGAACTTGTTTTAAAGCAACAGGATGAAAAATTGGTCGTAGCTTTTGGGGAAAGGGATGGCATCAAAG TGGGGTACACATTAATGGGCGTGAACGGAATCCCTGTTGAGGGTCGTTTTCTTCAAAATGATGGAACAGATGCCATGGAAATAATAAATTCACCTCATAATTACCCCATCAACCTGAAGTTTGGCAGAACAAAACTCACaaccaatgaaaaaataatgctGGCAAGCATGTTTCACTC GTTGTTTGCCATAGGTTCCCAGTTATCTCCAGAGCCCCACTCTTCAGGAATTGAAGTCTTAGAGACGGATGGATTTAAACTTCACTGCTACCAAACTATGACAG GGATCAAATTCATTGCCCTGACGGACCCCAGGCAGGGAGGGGTGGATGCACTTTTACGGAAAATGTATGAAGTGTTCTCTGATTTTGCCCTGAAGAACCCCTTTTATTCTGTAGATATGCCAGTACG ATGTGACTTGTTTGATACAAATTTACAACAAGTGATAGAAGCCTGTGAGAAGCAAAGTATCGGTAATGTCTAG